Proteins found in one Agaribacterium sp. ZY112 genomic segment:
- a CDS encoding S8 family serine peptidase encodes MPAHSLMSFIPTHSKKLVLALALSTLFSACDSGSSGSLVDDKQAPSSQQDDSTQTELENVLEKLPIVFSDAPTQGEPLTIELINDEDLGNLEWQINNQPSASALVLSPSDDNSAISLTATEPGSYEITLSSPINDSERVVSFYISPILAFDETKIEGNNGDTPLDELIGIISNQSWVYSSSLDESDLTDIVNNYAAFSVIGYDPSEGLLIEYDETSKNTLEALESLKLDKGVSSLNQRTYEGKDANIAFFTPDDGSSFTDGGNNWHLESANLVEAWDINQGSDELVIGISDSGFYTSHEDLNGRFAQVLTSSTGEHGTAVASAIGAITDNQLGISGINAVSQMHVAPNNKQGQLSLLSSSKLKVLNSSWGSMGNDSGSPDKAMAHTRKHRKTAAQTPDVLHVWAAGNDGADANTQNGALHLNHLGYLDKAANIMVVAALGSDGNLVHYSDFGETVDIAAPTEFMSAKSVNDSGVASYFEAGSYGSADSGAFGGTSAATAVVSGVASLIYSIHPSFSGDDVKTILLETADTYVTSRHMSADNNDIETLEHSIPVLNAKKALERAQAIVDGQVIVRESFNKPFKAQAQVSFTSLIPEFSALTVQWELYSSTDNGENWTLANSGTSIGPTISIPIETGANLHRLTGSVNLRSSNDSGITTDFEHEFSHSSITITAANTISLAALNDAELSLEKINTKPLTTTGFTNSNGHVTLYLAAGTYNLYGSLSGYQSGAMLLNIGEQQNLSTTLNLSPQNAGGVGSISGHVFDIDGNAIEGASVRISGGEQTNGFFASAVTNTYGHYQISNISKTDSSGAEIESFSLQALAFPFGLQSKEDIIVLSGKERIEDFHLTDNNLIETIVFEDDFEEGRGDWSATGLWNQINLNNSTIANRLVDNGHTSLAPDEEGPEALLPSAYSGNFAWWYGASNTGTFVGEQTESDGPLSGGTSTESNSGLLTHSGLSINTNINTMLRFRTWWEIESVNPNASGFDIMELQVSTDAGVTWDTIKKLNPFVDPKDTNRNAKPFSSGGYNRKPVWAFEIFDLSDYAGQHIQLRFSFETKDSLYNGFRGWLIDNLEIIEWSTPEREESSALNPNKTPISNHYKAISYPAQKKPSR; translated from the coding sequence ATGCCCGCCCACTCACTGATGAGTTTCATCCCCACTCACTCCAAAAAGCTAGTACTCGCTCTCGCGCTATCGACTCTTTTCTCGGCTTGTGACTCGGGGTCTTCAGGCTCTTTAGTTGATGATAAGCAAGCACCGTCCAGCCAACAAGACGACAGCACACAAACTGAACTTGAAAACGTATTAGAGAAATTGCCCATCGTTTTCAGTGATGCCCCAACTCAAGGTGAGCCACTGACCATTGAGCTGATTAACGATGAAGACCTTGGTAACCTCGAGTGGCAAATAAATAACCAGCCAAGCGCCTCGGCCTTAGTTTTAAGTCCATCAGATGACAACAGTGCCATATCCCTAACAGCTACTGAGCCTGGCAGCTATGAAATCACACTGAGCTCTCCAATAAACGACTCAGAAAGAGTTGTTTCATTCTATATAAGCCCCATTCTTGCCTTTGATGAAACAAAAATCGAAGGGAACAACGGCGATACCCCCTTAGATGAGCTTATAGGCATAATCAGCAATCAAAGTTGGGTCTACTCATCTAGCCTAGACGAAAGCGATTTGACTGATATTGTGAATAATTACGCCGCTTTTAGCGTTATTGGCTATGACCCTAGTGAAGGCTTACTCATTGAATACGATGAAACCAGCAAAAACACCCTAGAGGCATTAGAGAGCTTAAAACTCGATAAAGGAGTCAGCTCCTTAAATCAGCGTACCTATGAAGGCAAAGACGCCAACATTGCTTTTTTTACACCTGACGACGGAAGCAGCTTTACTGATGGTGGTAATAACTGGCACCTAGAAAGCGCAAACCTAGTTGAGGCATGGGATATTAACCAAGGAAGTGATGAGCTTGTTATAGGCATCAGCGACAGTGGCTTTTATACCAGCCATGAAGATTTAAACGGTCGCTTTGCTCAAGTACTTACCAGTAGTACTGGAGAACATGGCACCGCTGTAGCAAGTGCCATTGGTGCAATTACCGATAATCAATTAGGTATATCTGGCATCAACGCCGTCTCCCAGATGCATGTTGCACCCAACAACAAACAGGGCCAACTATCACTGCTCAGCAGCAGTAAATTAAAAGTCCTGAATAGCTCTTGGGGCAGCATGGGTAACGATTCAGGCTCACCAGATAAAGCAATGGCCCATACTCGGAAACATCGTAAGACCGCAGCACAGACACCAGATGTATTACATGTGTGGGCCGCTGGTAATGACGGTGCTGATGCCAATACCCAAAACGGTGCCTTGCACTTAAACCACCTAGGCTACCTAGATAAGGCCGCTAACATTATGGTTGTTGCCGCACTTGGCAGTGACGGTAACCTTGTGCACTACAGCGACTTTGGTGAAACCGTTGACATTGCGGCCCCAACTGAATTTATGAGCGCTAAAAGCGTTAACGACAGCGGTGTCGCCAGTTATTTTGAAGCGGGCTCTTATGGAAGCGCTGACTCAGGCGCTTTTGGTGGTACTTCTGCTGCGACGGCGGTCGTGAGTGGCGTGGCTTCCCTAATTTACTCAATACACCCAAGCTTTAGCGGTGATGACGTAAAAACAATCTTACTTGAAACTGCAGATACCTACGTAACAAGCCGTCATATGTCAGCTGATAACAATGATATCGAGACGCTAGAACACAGTATTCCGGTTCTGAATGCTAAAAAAGCACTTGAAAGGGCTCAAGCTATAGTCGATGGCCAAGTCATAGTTCGCGAGTCATTCAACAAACCATTCAAAGCACAGGCTCAAGTATCTTTTACCTCTCTTATCCCAGAGTTTAGTGCTCTAACAGTCCAATGGGAGCTCTATTCCTCAACCGACAATGGTGAAAATTGGACTCTAGCGAATAGCGGCACCAGTATTGGCCCAACAATTAGCATCCCTATAGAAACGGGCGCAAATCTTCATCGCCTTACCGGCTCTGTCAACTTAAGAAGTAGTAATGATAGTGGTATTACTACTGACTTTGAGCATGAATTTAGTCACTCCAGCATTACTATTACTGCTGCCAATACCATTTCATTAGCAGCACTTAATGATGCCGAGCTCAGCCTAGAGAAAATCAATACCAAGCCGCTTACTACCACAGGTTTTACAAACAGCAACGGCCACGTAACACTTTACCTAGCTGCTGGTACCTACAACTTATATGGTTCGCTAAGTGGCTATCAAAGCGGGGCCATGCTTCTCAATATCGGTGAGCAGCAAAATCTCTCCACAACGCTGAACCTTAGCCCTCAGAATGCCGGTGGAGTAGGCTCTATTAGCGGTCATGTTTTTGATATAGATGGCAATGCAATTGAAGGCGCGTCAGTTCGTATCTCAGGGGGAGAGCAAACCAATGGCTTCTTTGCCTCAGCTGTCACAAATACTTATGGCCACTATCAAATCAGTAATATTTCAAAAACCGATTCAAGCGGGGCAGAAATTGAGTCTTTTTCCTTACAAGCACTGGCATTTCCTTTTGGCCTTCAAAGTAAAGAGGACATTATCGTTCTCTCAGGCAAAGAACGCATTGAAGACTTCCACCTTACCGATAACAATCTTATCGAAACTATCGTATTTGAGGATGACTTTGAAGAAGGCCGAGGAGACTGGTCTGCAACAGGCCTTTGGAATCAGATCAACTTAAACAACAGTACTATTGCCAATAGACTTGTTGATAATGGCCACACGTCATTAGCACCTGACGAAGAAGGGCCTGAAGCCTTACTTCCCTCAGCTTATAGTGGAAATTTTGCTTGGTGGTATGGCGCTTCAAACACAGGAACCTTTGTAGGCGAACAAACAGAATCTGACGGCCCGCTTAGCGGTGGTACATCCACCGAATCAAACTCTGGTCTATTGACTCACTCAGGCCTAAGCATTAATACAAATATAAATACCATGTTGCGCTTTAGAACCTGGTGGGAAATTGAGTCAGTAAATCCAAATGCTTCTGGCTTTGATATTATGGAGCTTCAAGTTAGTACTGATGCAGGGGTAACTTGGGATACCATCAAAAAACTTAATCCTTTTGTAGATCCTAAAGACACTAATCGAAACGCCAAACCTTTCTCCTCCGGCGGCTATAACCGAAAACCAGTTTGGGCTTTTGAAATTTTTGATCTATCCGATTATGCAGGTCAGCATATTCAGCTTAGGTTTAGCTTCGAAACCAAAGATAGCTTATACAATGGCTTTAGGGGTTGGCTTATTGATAACCTAGAAATTATCGAGTGGTCAACACCTGAAAGAGAGGAAAGTAGCGCACTTAACCCAAATAAAACCCCAATCTCCAATCATTACAAAGCAATAAGCTACCCAGCGCAGAAGAAACCTTCTCGCTAA
- a CDS encoding agarase gives MILIKKTTTYLMLSACLGATLSACGGGGGSENPTPSSTPSVEPSSTPSVEPSSTPSVEPSSTPSVEPSSTPSVEPSSTPSVEPSSTPSVEPSSTPSVEPSSTPSVEPSSTPSVEPSSTPSVEPSSTPSVEVTVQVDINLDTKHSVGGIDAFDRQKFITIHSSPSENDWGENDGHTQNAPNEDPDLMVNFVTDNDVYFGRVTGSISWALRNTDEDPSKAGFVDEATATTTGGNFRWTYANSTAKKHTDARLPQIQARAQDMIQGAQQHPYWPEGTTINALSGSTWSFSETDTVDEPLGSATGHYYGQYLSKFFKNNESDEWEAKPKYFEIMNEPLYDLTTVRNPSDANYVTPLEVFEFHNTTKAEIRKIAENDDVLVGGYTVAFPDFDKDNFQRWEDRDKLFIDTSGADMDFYSIHLYDFPCLSNTEKYRSGSNVEATMDMMENYSHIAVGEMKPYVISEYGAASHCERSVGWTPKKDTLVMRATNKMLMSFLERPDVIAKTIPFIVVKAEWGRTIQDGVSIPYGPRLMVQEFERSGVESETQWVYSDIELFYNLWAEVKGTRVDTWSSDLDIQVDAYVDGDDAYIILNNLEFDATGINLDTLGIDTANISAVNIKHLETNGWESSLTESNPATLPETLTIDGEGTIIIKLTYNSDITINHTSDEVKYYSSDFQQAITMNSPISFAIDDVAVGANGEAVLRLGIGRDHGKSLTPTVMVNTTEVTVPTDFRGYDQITGDVNPGRDNFFGVIEIPVPLSALTEDNTVTIEFDDDGGYVSTAALQVFNTSKELPRSSLE, from the coding sequence ATGATATTAATAAAAAAAACGACAACATACTTAATGCTATCAGCCTGTTTAGGTGCAACATTAAGTGCCTGTGGCGGTGGTGGCGGTTCAGAAAACCCCACGCCCTCAAGCACTCCATCGGTTGAGCCTTCAAGTACTCCGTCAGTTGAGCCTTCAAGTACTCCGTCAGTTGAGCCTTCAAGTACTCCGTCAGTTGAGCCTTCAAGTACTCCGTCAGTTGAGCCTTCAAGTACTCCGTCAGTTGAGCCTTCAAGTACTCCGTCAGTTGAGCCTTCAAGTACTCCGTCAGTTGAGCCTTCAAGTACTCCGTCAGTTGAGCCTTCAAGTACTCCGTCAGTTGAGCCTTCAAGTACTCCATCGGTTGAGCCTTCAAGCACTCCATCGGTTGAAGTTACTGTCCAAGTTGATATTAATCTTGACACCAAACACAGTGTCGGCGGCATTGATGCCTTTGACCGTCAAAAATTCATCACCATTCACTCTTCCCCCTCAGAAAATGATTGGGGTGAAAATGATGGCCATACTCAAAACGCACCCAATGAAGACCCAGATCTCATGGTGAATTTTGTAACCGATAATGATGTTTATTTTGGCCGTGTCACTGGATCAATTAGCTGGGCACTAAGAAATACCGACGAAGATCCAAGTAAAGCAGGTTTTGTTGATGAAGCCACAGCGACCACCACAGGCGGAAATTTCCGTTGGACCTATGCAAATAGCACCGCCAAAAAACATACTGATGCACGCCTTCCACAAATCCAGGCTCGTGCACAAGATATGATTCAAGGCGCCCAGCAACACCCATATTGGCCAGAGGGCACAACAATTAATGCCTTAAGTGGTAGTACATGGTCATTCTCTGAAACGGACACCGTCGATGAACCACTTGGTAGCGCCACTGGCCACTATTACGGCCAATACCTATCCAAGTTCTTCAAGAACAATGAAAGTGACGAATGGGAGGCAAAGCCCAAGTATTTTGAAATCATGAACGAGCCACTCTATGACTTAACAACGGTTCGTAACCCCAGCGATGCTAATTACGTCACCCCACTAGAGGTGTTTGAATTTCATAACACCACCAAAGCTGAAATTCGAAAAATTGCAGAAAACGACGACGTATTAGTCGGTGGCTATACCGTCGCCTTCCCCGACTTTGATAAAGACAACTTCCAGCGCTGGGAAGATAGAGATAAGTTGTTTATCGATACCTCCGGTGCCGACATGGATTTCTACTCCATCCACTTGTATGACTTCCCCTGCCTTAGCAATACTGAAAAGTACCGCTCGGGTAGCAATGTAGAAGCAACGATGGATATGATGGAAAACTACAGCCACATTGCCGTGGGAGAAATGAAGCCTTATGTCATATCAGAGTACGGTGCCGCAAGTCATTGTGAGCGCAGCGTAGGCTGGACACCTAAAAAAGACACACTCGTCATGCGCGCAACCAATAAGATGCTGATGAGCTTTTTAGAGCGCCCTGACGTTATCGCCAAAACGATTCCCTTTATCGTCGTTAAAGCTGAATGGGGAAGAACCATACAAGATGGCGTTTCAATTCCTTACGGACCTCGTTTAATGGTGCAAGAATTTGAGCGTAGCGGTGTTGAGTCTGAAACCCAGTGGGTCTATTCAGATATCGAGCTGTTCTACAATTTGTGGGCTGAAGTAAAAGGAACCCGCGTCGATACTTGGTCATCCGATTTAGACATTCAAGTAGATGCTTATGTCGATGGTGATGATGCTTACATTATTCTGAATAACCTAGAGTTTGACGCAACCGGCATTAATCTAGATACCCTTGGTATCGATACCGCCAACATCAGCGCAGTCAATATTAAGCACCTAGAAACCAATGGCTGGGAATCGTCTCTAACCGAAAGCAACCCTGCCACTTTGCCAGAGACACTGACCATTGATGGTGAAGGTACAATTATCATCAAGCTCACTTACAACAGCGATATCACCATCAATCACACCAGCGATGAAGTGAAGTACTACTCTTCCGACTTCCAGCAAGCAATCACAATGAACTCACCCATTAGTTTTGCAATTGATGATGTCGCCGTTGGCGCTAACGGCGAAGCCGTTTTACGCTTAGGCATTGGCCGAGATCACGGTAAATCCTTAACACCAACCGTTATGGTCAATACAACGGAAGTTACCGTGCCAACAGACTTTAGAGGTTATGATCAAATAACCGGAGATGTAAATCCTGGGCGAGATAACTTCTTTGGCGTGATCGAAATCCCAGTGCCACTATCAGCACTGACTGAGGATAACACCGTTACAATTGAGTTCGATGACGACGGTGGTTACGTCAGTACTGCGGCACTGCAAGTGTTTAACACAAGTAAGGAATTACCACGAAGCAGCCTCGAGTAA
- the secB gene encoding protein-export chaperone SecB — MTDENTQQAAEGQQVQFGIQRIYMKDCSFEAPNGLQVGAQWKPKVNQDLNTEISRVADDVYEVVLNLTIKVDAEEGKAAFLVEVHQAGLFAVKGLEEQPLKALLSSQCPQILFPYAREAIDSLVTRGGFPPLMLPPINFDALYVQAMQQAEAQKEAETEH; from the coding sequence ATGACTGACGAGAACACTCAACAAGCGGCTGAAGGCCAGCAAGTACAATTTGGTATTCAGCGCATTTATATGAAAGATTGCTCGTTTGAAGCGCCTAATGGTCTTCAAGTTGGCGCGCAGTGGAAGCCTAAAGTTAATCAAGATTTAAACACTGAAATTAGCCGAGTTGCTGATGATGTATATGAAGTTGTACTTAATCTAACTATTAAGGTTGATGCAGAAGAAGGTAAAGCTGCATTTTTGGTTGAGGTACATCAGGCTGGTTTATTTGCCGTGAAAGGTTTGGAGGAGCAGCCGCTTAAAGCTTTACTTAGCTCGCAGTGCCCACAGATTCTTTTCCCTTATGCTCGTGAAGCAATTGATAGCCTTGTTACTCGTGGTGGTTTTCCTCCACTGATGTTGCCGCCTATCAATTTTGACGCTCTGTATGTCCAAGCGATGCAGCAAGCCGAAGCTCAAAAAGAGGCTGAGACCGAGCACTAA
- the grxC gene encoding glutaredoxin 3, whose product MSEIRIYTTRFCPFCIRAKHLLKSKSVAFREFKVDGDRAARQKLLAETGSHTVPQIWIGKHYVGGCDELYMLERSGKLDSLLAEFK is encoded by the coding sequence ATGTCTGAGATTCGTATTTACACGACGCGTTTTTGCCCGTTCTGTATTCGTGCAAAACATTTGCTCAAGTCAAAGAGCGTCGCCTTTCGTGAGTTTAAGGTAGATGGTGATAGGGCGGCTAGGCAGAAGCTACTGGCTGAGACCGGCTCTCACACAGTGCCGCAGATATGGATTGGTAAGCACTATGTGGGTGGTTGTGATGAGCTGTATATGCTGGAACGCTCAGGTAAGTTAGATAGCTTGCTCGCAGAATTTAAATAA
- a CDS encoding rhodanese-like domain-containing protein, translating into MDIWVFIEQQWLLVGILTLLVAAFFTLERRRAGASISHLELARVVNANEAVMFDLRDSSEFKAGHIVDAINIPFAKLKDSDLELKKHKDKTLILIDKMGQHAPGAAKQLKEQGYIVVRLQGGMSEWQGQNMPVVKG; encoded by the coding sequence GTGGATATCTGGGTATTTATAGAGCAGCAATGGCTTCTAGTCGGCATTCTTACTTTGCTGGTTGCGGCGTTTTTCACCCTTGAGCGCCGTCGCGCTGGAGCAAGTATTAGTCATCTGGAATTGGCGCGAGTGGTCAATGCCAATGAGGCGGTTATGTTTGATTTACGTGATAGCAGTGAATTTAAAGCCGGTCATATAGTGGATGCGATTAATATCCCTTTTGCCAAATTAAAAGACAGTGATCTTGAGCTGAAAAAGCATAAAGATAAAACCCTTATTCTTATCGATAAAATGGGCCAGCATGCGCCAGGTGCTGCTAAGCAGTTGAAAGAGCAGGGTTATATCGTTGTGCGTTTACAAGGTGGCATGTCTGAGTGGCAGGGCCAAAATATGCCGGTTGTTAAAGGCTAG
- the gpmI gene encoding 2,3-bisphosphoglycerate-independent phosphoglycerate mutase has protein sequence MTEAKKPVALIILDGYGYSDSDEYNAIKNANAPVMKELMAKGPRTLIGTSGLSVGLPDGQMGNSEVGHMTLGAGRVVYQNFTRINKAIEDGDFFTNDAYIKAVDTAVAADKAVHILGCLSSGGVHSHEEHMLAMIELAAKRGAKKIYLHAMLDGRDVPPRSAEGPLKLAADKFAEVGVGRVASIIGRFYALDRDNRWDRVEKSYNLIVDGSGEYTAASGLEGLKAAYERDENDEFVAATAITDAEGNVAKVEDGDSVIFMNFRPDRARQMTRAFVNADFDGFERNRVVKLADFVMTTEYAADIKASCAFPPENLVNTFGEVLAKAGKTQLRIAETEKYAHVTFFFSGGQEDLFEGEERILIPSPNVETYDQQPEMSAPELTEKLVAAIESGKYDAIVCNYANCDQVGHTGIYEAAVKAVEAVDACLVDVFAALEKVGGEALVTADHGNVEEMFDVASGQAHTQHTTLPVPLIYVGQRNVSLKDGGSLADIAPSMLQLLGMQQPSDMNGQSLVEEA, from the coding sequence ATGACTGAAGCAAAAAAACCCGTTGCCCTAATCATTCTTGATGGTTATGGCTATAGCGATAGTGACGAGTACAACGCCATTAAAAATGCCAACGCCCCAGTAATGAAAGAGCTCATGGCCAAGGGCCCTCGCACTTTGATTGGCACCAGCGGCTTGAGCGTTGGCTTGCCAGACGGCCAAATGGGCAACTCAGAAGTAGGCCACATGACTCTGGGTGCCGGCCGAGTTGTGTACCAGAATTTCACCCGTATTAATAAAGCCATTGAAGATGGTGACTTCTTCACCAATGACGCCTATATCAAAGCAGTTGATACAGCTGTAGCCGCAGACAAAGCCGTCCATATCTTGGGCTGCTTAAGCTCTGGTGGTGTTCACAGCCACGAAGAGCACATGCTGGCGATGATTGAACTTGCCGCAAAACGCGGAGCTAAGAAAATCTATTTGCACGCGATGCTTGATGGCCGCGATGTGCCACCTCGCAGTGCAGAAGGCCCGTTGAAGCTAGCTGCAGATAAGTTTGCAGAAGTCGGCGTAGGCCGTGTCGCCAGTATCATCGGCCGTTTTTACGCCCTAGATCGCGACAACCGCTGGGACCGTGTAGAAAAGAGCTACAACCTTATTGTTGACGGAAGCGGCGAATACACAGCAGCTTCCGGCCTTGAGGGTCTTAAAGCAGCTTACGAGCGCGACGAAAACGACGAGTTTGTTGCTGCAACCGCTATCACCGATGCTGAGGGTAATGTAGCGAAAGTTGAAGATGGCGATAGTGTTATCTTTATGAACTTCCGTCCAGACCGTGCTCGTCAAATGACTCGCGCTTTTGTTAACGCTGACTTCGACGGCTTTGAGCGCAATCGTGTCGTCAAGCTTGCCGACTTTGTGATGACCACCGAATACGCTGCCGACATCAAGGCAAGTTGTGCTTTCCCACCTGAAAACCTAGTGAACACCTTTGGTGAAGTGCTCGCTAAGGCAGGCAAAACCCAATTGCGTATTGCTGAGACCGAAAAGTATGCCCACGTTACCTTCTTTTTCAGTGGCGGTCAGGAAGACCTGTTTGAAGGCGAAGAGCGCATTTTAATCCCGTCTCCTAACGTCGAGACCTACGACCAGCAGCCAGAAATGAGTGCTCCTGAGCTCACCGAAAAGCTAGTAGCAGCGATTGAGAGCGGCAAGTACGACGCCATCGTTTGTAACTATGCAAACTGTGACCAAGTAGGCCACACCGGTATTTACGAAGCCGCCGTTAAAGCCGTTGAAGCCGTTGATGCCTGCTTAGTTGATGTTTTCGCTGCACTTGAAAAAGTAGGTGGTGAAGCGTTGGTAACAGCTGATCACGGTAACGTAGAAGAAATGTTCGATGTTGCTAGTGGCCAAGCACACACCCAGCACACAACACTTCCTGTGCCGCTAATCTATGTTGGCCAGCGCAATGTAAGCCTAAAAGACGGTGGTAGCCTAGCCGACATCGCCCCTTCTATGCTGCAATTACTTGGCATGCAACAGCCTAGCGATATGAACGGCCAAAGCTTGGTTGAGGAAGCCTAA
- a CDS encoding murein hydrolase activator EnvC, translating into MLNQSKGLFDLKPRLPRGFKANLLPVAGLLLSICSITLASHSHANSSTTNSAEQQAKFEEVKRSIEELKRSLEQTKSSRSELESELEKNEKTIQKLNNKTNDLKQELDEKQSTLNELKTEQASLNKKKSEQSLLVKDYVNAAYRLDQKSELQLLLNQQDPSQVQRMLKYYQSFSASRNELISRFASTLSRLQELEPAIAAETEQLQTTYQALQQERKNLRANQKQRQQTLSKLAKQYQNQQQRLDGLKEDQRRLETLLSHVYEEINAQELNASISNFAQLRGKLPKPAKGKALNRFGKNRSGSQLKWQGIEFAAAHGSDVIAVHHGQVVFSDYLRGHGLLLIIDHGDGYMSLYAHADTLFKEIGEWVESGETIARVGNTGGRSNSALYFELRHNGKPTNPSAWLKRA; encoded by the coding sequence GTGCTAAATCAGAGCAAAGGACTGTTCGATTTAAAGCCACGCCTCCCGCGTGGCTTTAAGGCAAACCTGCTTCCTGTAGCCGGTTTGCTCTTGTCTATTTGCTCAATAACATTGGCTAGTCACAGCCACGCAAATAGTTCTACAACTAACAGTGCCGAGCAACAAGCCAAGTTCGAAGAAGTAAAGCGCAGTATTGAAGAGCTCAAACGCAGCTTAGAGCAAACAAAAAGTTCTCGCAGCGAGCTAGAAAGCGAACTTGAGAAAAACGAAAAGACAATTCAGAAGCTCAACAATAAGACCAATGATCTAAAGCAAGAGCTAGACGAAAAACAAAGCACGCTTAATGAGCTCAAGACAGAACAGGCAAGCTTAAATAAAAAAAAAAGCGAACAGAGCCTATTAGTTAAAGACTATGTCAACGCCGCGTATCGCTTAGACCAAAAAAGCGAACTACAACTGCTTCTAAACCAGCAAGATCCATCACAAGTTCAGCGCATGCTGAAGTACTATCAAAGCTTCAGCGCCAGCCGTAATGAGCTGATCAGCCGTTTTGCCAGTACCTTAAGTCGCCTGCAAGAATTAGAACCGGCTATTGCTGCTGAAACCGAACAACTGCAAACAACCTATCAAGCCCTACAACAAGAGCGCAAAAATCTACGCGCCAATCAAAAACAACGCCAGCAGACCTTAAGTAAACTGGCCAAGCAATACCAAAATCAGCAACAGCGCTTAGATGGCCTTAAAGAAGATCAGCGACGGCTCGAAACCTTATTAAGCCATGTCTACGAAGAAATTAACGCGCAAGAGCTCAATGCGAGCATCAGTAACTTTGCCCAACTACGTGGAAAACTACCCAAACCCGCCAAAGGTAAAGCGCTCAATCGCTTTGGTAAAAACCGCTCCGGCAGCCAGCTTAAGTGGCAAGGTATAGAGTTTGCCGCAGCCCACGGCAGCGATGTTATTGCAGTGCACCACGGTCAAGTGGTATTTTCCGATTACTTGCGTGGTCACGGCCTACTGTTAATCATTGATCATGGGGATGGCTACATGTCACTCTATGCTCATGCCGATACCCTTTTTAAAGAAATTGGCGAGTGGGTGGAGTCAGGAGAGACCATCGCCCGCGTCGGCAATACCGGTGGTCGTTCCAACTCAGCTCTATACTTCGAGCTGCGCCACAATGGCAAACCAACAAACCCCAGCGCTTGGCTAAAACGAGCCTAA